atggtTCATATTTTCTTGTCTCATAGTAATTGTGGGGGCACTCATTTGGGTCAAGCAGATAGAGAAATAAAATCCTCAAAGGTGCCAATGCTTCTGTATTTTAACTAACTACAAATTTCTAACATGTCTGCATCTTTAgttaaatgaaggaaaatattttcttttgtggtgatttttctatttatgcCTTAACACTTATCTTTAGGATTGCTTCTATTGGAATTTAAAATGGCGTACTCTACTAGAGCTTCAGCATTTCATTTTGTCTTAATTCTCTTGTTAGAGTacctaaaattaatttatatgtattgaattttttgtgaatCTAGGTCTGAGCATTAATTGAAACATGATTTGTTGAAAATATCTCAATTGGGTAAATGTGTGCCATTTATTCTTTTAAGGATATTAAGGATGAATTACTGAATGTTTATGACCTGGGAAAGGGTTTGGATTACTCTTATTTGTAAATGAACTTAGAAATTCTACTAGATAATACTGGAATTTATTGCTTTCATGATTGGGTTTGTGATTGATTAAAAGCTCTCTTTCCCTTTCCTGTAATTAATTTATGACTGCTCAAGATTAATAATAACATGCTATTTTGTCATCGAGAATTTCATGTTAGatctattatattatttttaagagTTTGATATATTCAGTGGAATTCTATTATCCTCTGCTCCATCCTCTTATCCTTCCTTCCTGAAGCTCGTAATTTCTGGATTTTGCGGTGGTTATAAGTCTTAATATATGTATGCTCTTAAGAATGCACTTATCACATAGAGAAAGGCATTCAACATGCTTTTGAGTAGTAATTTGGTCTCATCAGTCTTCACCTATGTTAATTGTTgcttcaaacaataaaaaaaaccacaGCTTTAACTGATTTCTTCCAAGGGCATTACACAACATTAGTTCCTGCTACTCTGTCACCCCTTGAACATGGAGTTCCAGAAGACTCTTGCCCATAACATAAACATcatttgatataaaataaagtgtaTTGTGCCGGCTAAGTTTCTATGGAATATATATTGTTCCAGCTATTTTCCAATGGAATCTGATTCTCAATTTTTAGTAGTATGGTacatattttacttaatattctAATGATTTGATGCAGGTTTTCTGCAGTCACGTAGTAtctcataatttatttaataccGTACCTATGCCGTAAAAATTCTGTACTCTGCCATTATACTTAACATTTACAGCATATTATTTTCTTCGTTCACTTAATTAAATCTAATAATTGTGTTTACTTGGAATGCAAGTATAAccagataatttaaaaaagttaattcctTTCAGTTAGTTTTAagtgcaaattttaatgattCCAGTAATGCTgaataaaattttgatgaccaaagAAAGAATCTTTTCCGTAATGATTGGATATCAACTCCTAAATTTCAGTTGGAAATTCTCACTCATTTCTCAGTAAATAAAACTTGGATAATCTGAATTTTTAGAGAAAGATCGTAGCCTTATATGCTCTTGTCAACTTTCTCAATGACGTTAATGTCCCCCTTAAATCATTTTTGCCTCTCACTTCTATctccatatattttgtaaattctatTGAATTTGTATGAGAAATGATGCATTAttgttgaaacttgtaatatctTCTTTGTTGTGACGAATATCAGGCCAAGATGTGACTaggcttttttttactttattagttatttttataattaaatcgaTTGATTTACATTTTGAAACCCTAGTATACCTTCACAATAAtccatttaagttttattttggtgGTAATGTATGTTTTCAATATTGTTGTTCATATACGCGTACAAAATCCCAATAAATACTGATTTAGGCTAGGGGGACCATTATAGGGAATGAGGATATTCATTGATGTACAAACATGAAGGGATTACATATAGGTGTTAGAAATGTTCTTTCCTAGGACTGAAGAGTTTTAGACCAATGTCACTTTGactcttaatttcaattttgcatgTAAGCAGCTAATATGGTGGTTTATGTTAATCCTTGGATTGGCTGGCGGTTGTGTGTGGTTCTTCTATCTTCCTGGTGTGCCTTTTCACTGTTGCCCCCACATTACTTGGTTCAAAGTTATTTTCTAAAAACTACCTAGCACCTATGTTtaggtattttttttttctttaagtaattCTAGTTACTCTCGCTGAAGAATCATACTCAAGTTCCATAGTTTATTGCATGTTTAATGTTTATATGTATATTCTTTATATCATATTGAATTTTCTCCATTGATGTAATGATAATCTTTATCCTTATTACACGTGAAAAGAGTctggttttattattttgtccATCTCAATTTCAGAACAAAATACCATCTCTGTTAAAACTGTATAAAGTGAATGAAATTTGAGCTTTTTTGGCAAATGCACAGTCTTGTTTACTAAACTTCTCAAAAAGATACCTCAAGGTTGGTGTGTCACAGTTTATTATATTAGTGTATAGTTTCCATAAGTCAACAAGAAATAAGCAACAACTTCTTCTGCAGTTTAACtcagtctttcctgtaattcactATCAATGAGAACCCTTTCGTACATCATATATAAGGTACACAGTGTTATGAATCATTTGGCTGAAAGAGAATTTGTTTTGAGAAACCTGAGTGTTCATTTGCTGCTATGATATTTATCTATATTGTAcatttgttatttattccatAGTTTTTCGATTTTAATTCTATTAGTTTTATTTGTTTAGGAAGTGAAAATAGAAGAGTCGTCCTTCTTTTACCAGATGGACAAGTGGTGCTGACGGAAGTCAATGAGCAGCAGTATGCCTCCCTAGATTTTGGTAAATGAGGAGGCtcgcttatttattttaaccacCATTCTGCGACATTTTTAATAAGTGATGTCTGGGAGAATATGAGGAAAACTTCAgtgttttttatcaataatattgcAGCATCTTTAAAACATCATGACACACTCCTAACCTTGCTGCAATAGGAAAATGTTGCTTGCAAGACTGCTGTAAGTGCTTATCAAATTACTTCAGGATTACGATTGGTGTATGAGGTATTGCAAAAAGAACTACTGTGCCAGGAGTTGATTTTAAATTTGGACTTGATTTCTGCAGATATTCAAATATGTTAAATGGCATAATGGAATTGTGCAATGAAGTGTACAAAGACATTGATGGTGGGAATGCAGTGTATATCATCATTTTAGTCAGATGGAAATGATTCAAAAGCAtgagattttaaagaaaattaaagagaaaaatatcactcgtacaaagatttttttgtataaaaattcttgaaaaattgtaaaataaactgtTAAGTCTGTGtgccaaattttcttttgaatctCATGCTCAAATAATATTCCTGCACAcactcaatatatatatataaaatcatgTTTTAATCATAGATTTTTAAGCTATCATTTGTATAAAGCTGTCAGTGGAACCTTAGGGAACATAATAATGTTGTAGATTAATATTCTTTGTAAGACTTCtacaaaaattgtaaattaatgtTTCGTATATGATTTATTCCTTGTGTGAATAAAGAGATATATTAAAGGAATTTCAATACATATTTGGTCATTGAAACAGTATTTGGGACATGAATCACCAATGGTCTTGCTGTGGCCAATAATGTTAATTTCCCAGATGGCCTCCATGATGATTAAATCAAAGAAATAGATggctcttaaggcctgtttacacgatacattaacacgtacgagttaatgtacgtttgcgtgaatgatttttgtggaccggaatggaacatgtacgaatgcatgaaccaaattagaacaggttctattttctgtgcatgcattcacacaagttgggtggttacacggtgcattttggcgttcattctcgcgttcatacatttatacattaacccgtacgtgttaatgcaccgtgtaaacaggcctttacattGGAAGAGAACGTAACCCATTGCACTAAAATGTCGAGTCTAGCTCATAGTGAATTTCTGATACCAAATCTCGCCATGAGGAGTGtggctcgtcatcagattttcataattaaagCTCTATTTGGGGGAACAATATTAATTATTAGAAAGTTAAACAATGTTAAAATCCATAATGTACACGAAgaactttcatttcattaaaattatgttgcatttgaattaataaaatgatttcatatGAGGAGCAATGGCTGTGTTCTCaatgtatttaactagatacttaacaatatgaaataataataatttttttcttcactcttctatgttgatttcaaattataaaatatttcatatatgtaCACCATTCCATTTTaatacacagaaaaaaaataaatagtggatAGGATCATgatattcaggaaataaatttaagtgaaagggggtgaagcattaatttttaaagcttACAATCCCTTGCCTTTCCCTGGGGCTACAACCCtgtcgtggtggaaaggcttgcatgTTCCTATGACCCAAATCTGCACTGGTGGGATTGATTCTCAATTATTCCCAGTAGGGCCAGATAggttgaagggtaggagccagacgaaaggtccacatgatggtgtcacataaaaaacactgttggaatggaaatgggaaaccctaccaactgtctcttccctgaaaacatggagtttgatcgaacGAGCCTTGGATGGAATCGCGGGACCTTGCCCTTGAGGGTGGGTTTCGTAGGTGGGTAAGGTCCTCTGGGTTCTTGTCATGGGAAATTCTTAGTGAGACTTATCACCTTCATCAGCAGCATCAAAGGATGAGGATAAGAtgaccaagaggatggagaagaaggcatcgatgaggacaatgatgagggcaagtaaactagaaaatataaaaagggaaatggagagagggaggatagatatcttgggtctACCCAAAGTGAGGTGGAAAGACAGTGGGGACTACAGGAGTGATGATTACAGGGTTATATAAAGTGGTGGGGTGGAAAGTCAACAAGGGGTAACTTAAGTATTAAACAGGAATATGGGTAAGCATGAGGTTGGCATAGATCAGGTAAACGATAGAATTCTTGTGGTGGAAATTGAAGCATGACCCACCAAGCTTTtagtggttcaagtttacatgcccactaggaagaagtagatgaggtgtatgaatgGCTCGAGGAAATGATTATAGAAACcccaggtaagaaaaatctagtagtgatgggggactggaagaCTTCAGTCAGGGAAGAGATGGAGGGAAATGAAGTAGGAGAATTTGAATTCGGAATGACAGGGTAGAGaaagcagaattttgcaggacaAACAAATTATTCATAACTAGCACTTGGACTATATCAatgtaagacagaggtttaggaatagtgcgaaaaactcgcgcagcttccctgcagtgATTGAGGATACAggccacaacctagtgctcatgaaatgcaatttaagattcaaaagactgctgaaagttaggaaggcaaagaaatggaattttgaagCTCTGGAGGGAACCATGAGGAGAGAATAACAGGAACTAGTGAAAaatagtatacgggagattgaaaataATGACTGTACCATAAAGGACGGAtgatattaaaactggaatagtcaaagcaGCTGAGAAGTCAACTGGCTATATTGACAGTAGAAGGATGAGCCTTGGGTTGCGGcagcaatggtaaatgaaatggaaggaagtggaagaacgtggacacagagcaaaagaatgtatagggagcTAAATAATCCGTTACAACATGAAACTAAGAGATATTTTCTGAGATAGAGAATCCTGCCATATAATTAAGTTTACGTTGTGCGTAACCAACATTATTCGTGTAAAACATAGGCTACGCAAAGATACTTACCATATTTACAACCCGTCTGAAAAGAAATTATCTTCAAATAAATGTGAATCGCTTAGCGCAATCGCAATGTAGGCAAAGAGACGAGGCGGAAGAAATCATGACGAATAAGAAATGACAATTGGTAATGTGCCGTACATTTGTTTTACCTCataaattgtaataattatcATCATGGACGTTGAAGAAGTACAGTCTTTGCCTTTATCTGTGCCACTGTATTCATCATTTGCTGTAACGTGGTCGGAAGATGATTGTGTGTCTGTGTTGACACCGAAAGGAACCTACGTTTTGGTAAGTTGTTTTGTGTGGCCGTGGTTGAGTGAAGTTTAAAATCGGTGTAAGACTTCATTCCAAATTTTCGTTCCGAAATATTGATCGCGACGGCTTGCGTTACTGTAATTACGGCCAAAAGACGATTAGACGTTGATCACGATCTTTAAACTTACCAACTTACGTTGCTTTGAAAATTAATGTAGTGTCATTCGAGAAGATTTATGCATATACTATTTATTGGCAGGGTGGACCCTGTAGTCGGAGAAAATCTGGAGCTAAGAGAAACTCTTCGATGGAGAGATTAGCTTATGTTAAAATGTCCGGGGTCACAAGAAATGTTAAGCGACATCAACTTTTCCTTTCCGCACTGGTCATAATTTGTCTCAACATTGTGTGTTGTGATGCAAATGATATCACTAATTTGGTTTTTGGACGTATTGTCGATAGAATGCCTGCGGCATTTGGCGACTTTAATTCTGATAAGTTGACGGACATGTTCGTTATTCAGAAAGATTCTAAGGCAGTTGAAGTGTTCTTAGGTAGTAGTCAAGAGCCACTATTAAGGCCTTCAAATATTAGTTGTGAATTCAAGTCTTTACATTTAACGAGCGTTGTACCTGGTGATTTCGATGGTGATGGAAACATGGATGTGTTAATAACAAGTTTAAACCCTTCATCTCCTGAATTCACCCTCGTCCATATTTTGTGGGGAGGAATGAACCATATCAATTGCACCAAAGAAAAAGAGcccataatgaaaatgaaaggaCAACCCTTGGTGCTAGATTTTAACCAAGATATGATTGCTGACTTATTTGGTATGGATGTCAATGGGAATAGaagcttttggatttttaatacGAACAGAACTATGCCTAAAGCAATCAAAATGGAAAATGGAAGGGAGCAATTATCCAGCCTGCGATTTCCTCATTCCCATGCCTTCTTGGATTTAAATGGAGATTTCTCTTCAGATTTATTTGTCACCACTgtggataattttgaaatatggcTTGGTAATGAGGATGGTAAACTTGAATTTAACACTACCATTACTTTTCCTCGAGGTGTTACTGGAAAACAAGTTGGGCAGTCACTATTTCTGGATGTTGAACTCAAAGGAAAAATGGACCATGTCTTGCCTGTATGTATCGGCTCTTATTGCAAGAATAGTTCAATCTTAGTTTATTCTGGAAACCAGTGGCATAAATTACCTGTTGACTTCCAAGACAAAGACAAGAATGTGTGGGGCTTCGTTGTTCAACAAGGGCAAAAGTATATTGACACTATAACTATACGAGGTGGAGATTTCAACTTAGATGGTTATCCTGATTTACTTGCAACCTTAATATCTGAAGATATGAATCCAAAAATGCCAAAAACTTTCCTTCTTGAAAATGTCCCATGTGATGGTTGTCCCTTTAGCCGTACCTTTTCAGTGAGGTGGAATGCTTTCCCCCCTTATAATCATAGTGTTTTGGGAACCTTCTTTGATTTTTATCAGAATGGAGTCCTTGATGTGATTATTGTACATCAGCCGTCAGACAGGGGAAATAAAGATCATTTAGAAATGGCTGCCTTTAAAAATGACCTTGATTATGATGCAAACTTTGTGAAGGTTACAGTTTTAGCGGGGGAGTGCCTAGCTGGTAACAAAGAATTCAGTTGTGTGGAAAGAGGTGGTAGTTGGGGTGAACATGGTCCCAAGTCCCGATACGGAGCAAATCTTCCTGGTCCCAGTGTGTCTTATCATACCACCACGCAGGAAGGAGAAGTTCAGGAATCAACTGCAGCACAACTTTCTCAGAGTGCTCACTTTGCTCTTCAACTTCCATACTGCATCTTTGGCCTGGGAAGGACTCCAAACTTTGTTGATGCCCTCACGGTCGGTGTATCCTGGCCACAGGTAGAAGGACGCAAGCGTACTTGGACACAAATAATTCCAAATTCACAAGTGGTGGTTGTTCCCTGGCCAAGAGGCCAACCATCAAAATGGAGAGCGCGCCTGTTTGTTACTCCATCACGCCTAGTACTTCTTACAGCTGCAGCATTGGTGGGAACATGTGCATTAATAGCGGCCCTTATTGCTGCTCTACATTGGAAGGAAAGGAGGGAAGATCGCAAAGAAAAATTACAAGAAGCTCACAGATTTCACTTTGATGCTATGTAGTGGTATTTCTTGTCTATgaacagtattttatttattattaagcattgTGTCGATTACCCAAAATCAAAGATTAATTCTGGACTTTCTAGAATGTGATACATGAACTCTGAAAAGCAgaacttgattttaaaatgattatattttgtttattattaaacTGAAACACTAAGGAAATGTGTTTATTGCTTTGATAGTTATGTGGCATCATGCTGATTATTTTAGTCAGCTATTAGCATACTATGCTGTTTGTAtgcttttattaatttattttactctgaAGGAAGCATATGTTATTTGAACAAACATCTGTGGCAATGCCAAAGCCTTTATAAATCTCAGTTTTTCCTCTATGGTCaacttatttaataatgttattcaTGTACATACTTAATCATTAAAAGGAAATTAGGCTAGAAATTTGAGTAACTCATTGAAACTATTTTTATctggactttaaaaaaatgttttggaaattgATATAAGAAGTGTCGttggaaaatcattttatttaagagttgagttagtcattttttatttatttactagcGCATTCATTCTTAACTCTTTCCTATCTATTCTTCACAAACGTTTGAGAGTACATATCCTCAATCCTTTACATGTTTATATAAATTGGCCCCTCTCCACAGTTGAAAGGTGCTAGGCACCCTCTGCAAAAAGAACCACAATCATAGACATCGGAATTAAAGCTGTCATCATATTACAGcacaaaatcaatatttatacTTGTAATTGCAGCAGTAAGTACTACTTTCCACTCTTGGACTGCAGATTTTTGCATTGCTTAGTGGCCAAAAATGTCAATTGAATTCTACTCAATTGCTTTGAAATGGCAAGTTATGTGCAGATTGTATCATGTGGTTTTGTTAATCGATTCTTCTGCTCGcagttttcattgtgctagttGCAATGAAGTGACTGAGTATGTCCATTAAGGATTAAAGCTCTACAGCCTTGAATAGGTATTGTAAGATGAAGTGCTCATTAGATGTACAACTGTTGGAGCACTTCATCTTACAGCTCCATGTCAATTGTTGTTTGAAGATGGAAAATATCCATAGACCTACTCAGAAGTCACAATTTAACAATGATTCATTAATCAAAGTAACATATACAAATAtcactatacatatgtattagAATGCAATCCCAAATTATGGTTACAACGTTGTGGTATGGTATGCTTTCATAAAATTTGAGTTATTCTTACTCATTATTCATAATGTCTCCTTGATATAAGTTAATGTGGGCAAAGTTGAATTGTTCAAAATAAATCCAACAGGAAGAAGAAAGTTGGTTCATAATTCTTTTTCAACTGATTagtgtgataaaaaatattctcatgttaTCCTCAAATGAACCACGTGGGCTTTCATGTAGAATCATGTAGTTTTCAGGTTCTCCTGTTGGCTGTAAGCAATTTTTTATATACTTGTTTCCTCAGTATATTTAAACGAGATGCCCCTTTTTTAACTAATTATTTAGATATTATTGTTTGATGCTGTCTAAATTACTCGTTAGTCGATCTAAGTGCATAATTGGGTTGTGAAAATTATATTAGGCCATGGACATGTAGAtttgatcaattttttaataaaatatttaaaaaaaattatatccagaAAAATAAGCTTCCAGGAGTGttatgatataatatatattttttttgttaaacttaaataaatgctaagctATTATATGACTAGGTGATTGTTGCTTATATTTTCAACTCGGCCATAAGTACAACCTTACTGAAGCCGCACAAGATATGGTCGCACAAGTAGAATCATCTTTGTATTGTTGTGAATTGCTGACTTTGTGAAAGTATGAATGCATTTCTATTGGAAATTGTTTATGATGAGGGAAAGTGTATAGTGATGCAATTCTACTCTTAATTATGTTTAGTGAACTTACACTCAGAAAAATTCGAGCTTTTCTTGCTTTTCTATCCATTGGTCCTCAACTGATAAGTTGGTTGCCGTCAACTTGCTGTGTTGTTTCCTCCCTTGCCATTCTTTGGAGGAGAGTCTTAGTAGAATGGTTGGCATCCTTCATGATGTGGTTTTTAAATTGCCAAAAATCCTAAGTATGTTTTCCCCTAGCCACTTTTTCCATAaggttaacactagaaggacggcaggggtcatttgacccattttcaggattctaattaatttttctcttattaaaatatttttttaaattttgaaaatttttcactttcttcattttggtctatattttgataaattagtgtaaattcaactataatgttttgtttttaattttaatgacaggttacacctagaaggacggctgggggtcatttgacccacagcTTGTTTTCGctctattttctacttttttctagCCCGTGGGCTCTTTTGTGCTATGTATATTAtgtaatcagcaagaggctagtgcgGTAGATGATTTTCTTGATTTTGAACCCGTAAGTTCGTTCCCGGTTCAATGCCGGTTTCGTCCCATGGGCTCCCACCTGTACTTCAAAACCTAGGCATAGTGACATGTTGTactcaatatttcaatattttagagGCAGCAATGGGAAATAAAACGTTCTCAATCTTTGTTTTACttgaaattcatgcaattatgatattttaattttgtatttcgtttattatttttgattgttgtattacccacaccggaaaatcacACGTATCCCATGAGTGTTGTATCTACATcagccaagattcagagctctaaGAGATATGATTTTTCATCAACGCaacatcaggtttacgaataactttcatttttttggcctGATGGCATTGTCACTCGGCCTTACCCCTTTGCTGGGTGTCCCGCCTAACCCCATCAGGGTTTGGGGCGGGtggactgcacgctgcgtcccaGGGCAAAATGCTGTCTCCTTTTGAGAGAGCAGAGGAATTGAGTGCAGTCAACTGGAGAAGATTATACCATATTGAGCTTtagtttgtagatttttttcgcatgcatgtcattagcgagttgaggaagagaGTTAAAGTCGAGAAAGATATCGAGGGGAGAGAACCGTTGACATTCAAATAGCTGTTAGAGAATATCGTGCACAAGAGAGTGTTTTTGCTGTTTTACAGGAGATTGATGAAGAggagtctggaagtgaatcggaaACATTAGTTCAAGGACCATCTGACCATTCCATCAttatctgcgtgtgatggaagcgacgattCCAGTTCctaagtccaagatagtgaatctgATGGCGACTTTGGCATAACAGCAAATGCACAGCCCTATCCAATCATTTTATGCAGTATATTACACATAAACCAGACAAAGTCGGAATCAAGTACCttctgggttttgacagatgtgaaatgaaaatacagcctaaatgaatttctatATTGCGGCAAAGATGaagattggccatcaaatcaagctttggggaaataaatagttactaaagtgaccgtaacataagataaatcaggaataaatgtaacttgtaacaattattttccatccatctaactagcagaaaattagaaaaaaatggaaaatttatcttGTAGAGACAATCAGAagaaacaggcgtgacgcacgaaTATTGTAATCCATTccacgcgagtgttcaaaaataccttaggccatactcttgcGTAGCATCAGGCAAAATTGAACAAGAATGTACTTTTATTCAGCAACATGATCTCAGGCAACATCCgaaatgagaataaaagaaaaccagAGGCCattctatttcataataaaaacaaagcacgAGTAGACATGATGGAAAGgatgtatcaatttattttcacatctTGAAATCTTACAGCCacatctccacgggcacaaaaaagaaaaaggtaccAAATATCACcgaattgcaccaatttccttttgattttccaaattcctttatATGTGAAAATGACTGGTGTCCTAAGATCCCCTGCCGCACACCTTTTAGGTGTctttgcgaggtagtatgtagatgtagatgaataaattgtCCAATGTAGgcattaaatgcaaaataatattttgtggaaagagcGCTGAAAAAATTAccgtctgtctgagatttacaacaaagtaataattttttaaaatttttattcaaattttgtgAACCCAGAGTGTCTATAGtttaaatattaaacacaaattttgtattgagtgcatgtattttcatgattatttttgcaatcgactactaaatatggtttaattcatgattttttaaaataattgttaataacttttaacattggaaataatatttaatgatgtcccctataaaaaaattgtataaacctgtataaaatttgtatacattcttatacactgtcatggcaattgtataagaatgtatacaaattttatacaggtttatacaattttttcattggaggTTAAACAGTGTTTTTGATGAACTAATTTAACAGTTTATATGATAGAaatgaatattggatgaaaatgaggtgttttattccaaaatacattttaggggtcaaataaCCCATAGCCATCCTTCTAGGTAGCGCTGAACTCCCATCCTCCTAGTGTTGAGTGACTAGGCTTTTATGCCTGAGTAAAAGGTATGTCCAAACTGCtcttcttatttttaaaacttttagcAGATCTTCTCAT
This genomic interval from Ischnura elegans chromosome 5, ioIscEleg1.1, whole genome shotgun sequence contains the following:
- the LOC124159194 gene encoding T-cell immunomodulatory protein isoform X2, producing the protein MDVEEVQSLPLSVPLYSSFAVTWSEDDCVSVLTPKGTYVLGGPCSRRKSGAKRNSSMERLAYVKMSGVTRNVKRHQLFLSALVIICLNIVCCDANDITNLVFGRIVDRMPAAFGDFNSDKLTDMFVIQKDSKAVEVFLGSSQEPLLRPSNISCEFKSLHLTSVVPGDFDGDGNMDVLITSLNPSSPEFTLVHILWGGMNHINCTKEKEPIMKMKGQPLVLDFNQDMIADLFGMDVNGNRSFWIFNTNRTMPKAIKMENGREQLSSLRFPHSHAFLDLNGDFSSDLFVTTVDNFEIWLGNEDGKLEFNTTITFPRGVTGKQVGQSLFLDVELKGKMDHVLPVCIGSYCKNSSILVYSGNQWHKLPVDFQDKDKNVWGFVVQQGQKYIDTITIRGGDFNLDGYPDLLATLISEDMNPKMPKTFLLENVPCDGCPFSRTFSVRWNAFPPYNHSVLGTFFDFYQNGVLDVIIVHQPSDRGNKDHLEMAAFKNDLDYDANFVKVTVLAGECLAGNKEFSCVERGGSWGEHGPKSRYGANLPGPSVSYHTTTQEGEVQESTAAQLSQSAHFALQLPYCIFGLGRTPNFVDALTVGVSWPQVEGRKRTWTQIIPNSQVVVVPWPRGQPSKWRARLFVTPSRLVLLTAAALVGTCALIAALIAALHWKERREDRKEKLQEAHRFHFDAM